The Spinacia oleracea cultivar Varoflay chromosome 2, BTI_SOV_V1, whole genome shotgun sequence DNA segment GTATTTCCCAATTTCTAATCTCCTCAAACTTTGTAAACCTCCAGAAATCACCTGTTTTTGGTAATGTCAATTCACACGTAACTCAAATTGTTCTCTCAGACTCACACGTTCCTGTCAATTCTTGCTTACGATACTTCGATTTATTGAGAAGTTTACCATCCCCATATTCGCGAACACCTGATCTTCGGGCTTATGTTACCCTCATTTTTAGATTGTTGGAAGCTCAAAAATTCGCTGTTGCGAAAAATTTGTTGAATTCTGTGTCTGTTGATGGAAATCTTAGATGCCCAGTTTTGGATATAGTGTCTGTTGTGGAAGAATGTGGTAGTAAAAGTGATTATAGGGCGAAATTTTATGATCTTTTATTGAGGGTTTGTGCGGATAATAAGCAGTTTGATGATGCCTTTAAAGTGTTTGATAATATGACTGAGAGAGGGTTTCAGGTTGAGGAGAGAAGTTGTATGGTTTTATTGGTTTCTCTGAAGAAAAATAGGGAATTTGAGTCCTTGATCAGGTTTTTCACTAAGATGGTTGTTTCGGGTGTGAAAGTAACAGTGTATTCGATGTCGCTTGTGATTGATTGTCTGTGTAAGAGTGGGGAGATTGAGAAGGCTAAAGAGTTGATCGGTGAAATGTGTAGGAGAGGGGTTGAACAGAATTCATATCCTTACAACTCACTGATAGTTTTTTACATAAAGAAAAAGGACTTTGAGGAAGTTGATGAAGTAATTAGGCTAATGGAGAAGACAAATGTGGAGCCTAACGTAGCCACATATACACTCATAATCGATGGATATGCAAGTAATGGGAAGATCGAAGAAGCAGAGAAAAAGTACCAGGAAATGTGTGAGCGGGGTGTTGAGGCAGATATGCATTTGTACACCGTGATGATCAATTTGTGTTGCAGGAAACAGGACATGAAGAAGGCTTGCCATCTTTTCGATGAAATGACAGAGAAAGGCCTTCCACCGAATATTCACACTTACGGAGCTATGATACATGGATTATGCAAGACTGGGCAATTGGAGGCTGCAGAAATGCTTGTGAATGAGATGCAGAGAAAAGGGGTTGAGATAAACCATGTGATTTTTAACACTTTGTTAGATGGTTATTGCAGAAAAGGAAGA contains these protein-coding regions:
- the LOC110777616 gene encoding pentatricopeptide repeat-containing protein At2g32630-like — translated: MSQHKLSNVFRNHEIAKGISQFLISSNFVNLQKSPVFGNVNSHVTQIVLSDSHVPVNSCLRYFDLLRSLPSPYSRTPDLRAYVTLIFRLLEAQKFAVAKNLLNSVSVDGNLRCPVLDIVSVVEECGSKSDYRAKFYDLLLRVCADNKQFDDAFKVFDNMTERGFQVEERSCMVLLVSLKKNREFESLIRFFTKMVVSGVKVTVYSMSLVIDCLCKSGEIEKAKELIGEMCRRGVEQNSYPYNSLIVFYIKKKDFEEVDEVIRLMEKTNVEPNVATYTLIIDGYASNGKIEEAEKKYQEMCERGVEADMHLYTVMINLCCRKQDMKKACHLFDEMTEKGLPPNIHTYGAMIHGLCKTGQLEAAEMLVNEMQRKGVEINHVIFNTLLDGYCRKGRIDEALRLKNTTEKKGLVPDVYMYNIMASGLHKLNRNEEAKSFLYSMLDNGLSMNTVNYTTLIDIHCKEGEFAEANRLLKEMERKGKGEGPNVVTYNALIDGYCKKGRMKEAHELKNEMEEKGVTPDVYSYTSIIHGESINGNIDYAMTLFKEMSSSRGLVPNVVTYTALIAGLSKVGKSDEAFKLYDQMIHAGLTPDTTVYTSLVESLHSANCVM